One region of Bubalus bubalis isolate 160015118507 breed Murrah chromosome 15, NDDB_SH_1, whole genome shotgun sequence genomic DNA includes:
- the RRS1 gene encoding ribosome biogenesis regulatory protein homolog — protein sequence MEGQSVEELLAKAERDEAEKLQRITVQKELELEFDLGNLLASDRNPPTGLRHAGPTQEAELRALARDNTQLLINQLWQLPTERVEEALVARLPEPSTRLPREKPVPRPRPLTRWQQFARLKGIRPKKKTNLVWDEVSGQWRRRWGYQRARDDTKEWLIEVPGNADPMEDQFAKRIQAKKERVAKNELNRLRNLARAHKMQLPSAAGMHPTGHQSKEELGRAMQVAKVSTASVGRFQERLPKEKAPRGSGKKRKFQPLFGDFAAERKSQLELLRVMNSKKPQLDITRATNKQMREEDQEEAAKRRKMSQKGKRKGGRQGPGGKRKGGTPSQGGKRKGGLGGKMNSRPPGLSGKRKGGQHQGGKRRK from the coding sequence ATGGAGGGCCAGAGCGTGGAGGAGCTGCTGGCAAAGGCGGAGCGGGACGAGGCAGAGAAGCTGCAGCGCATCACGGTGCAGAAGGAATTGGAGCTGGAGTTCGACCTGGGTAATTTGCTGGCCTCTGACCGGAATCCCCCGACCGGGCTGCGGCACGCGGGACCCACACAGGAGGCCGAGCTGAGGGCCCTGGCGCGGGACAACACGCAGCTGCTCATCAACCAGCTGTGGCAGCTGCCTACCGAGCGCGTGGAGGAGGCGCTGGTGGCACGGCTGCCGGAACCCAGCACTCGTCTGCCGCGCGAGAAGCCGGTGCCCAGGCCGCGGCCGCTTACTCGTTGGCAGCAGTTTGCGCGCCTCAAGGGTATCCGTCCCAAGAAGAAAACCAATCTGGTGTGGGACGAAGTGAGCGGCCAGTGGCGCCGCCGCTGGGGCTACCAGCGCGCCCGCGACGACACCAAGGAGTGGCTGATCGAGGTGCCGGGCAATGCCGACCCCATGGAGGACCAGTTCGCCAAGCGGATTCAGGCTAAGAAGGAACGGGTGGCCAAGAACGAACTGAACCGGCTGCGTAACCTGGCCCGCGCGCACAAGATGCAGCTGCCCAGCGCGGCCGGCATGCACCCTACTGGACACCAGAGTAAGGAGGAGCTGGGCCGCGCCATGCAGGTGGCCAAGGTCTCCACTGCCTCTGTGGGGCGCTTCCAGGAGCGCCTGCCCAAGGAGAAGGCGCCCAGGGGCTCTGGCAAGAAGAGGAAGTTTCAGCCTCTTTTCGGGGACTTTGCGGCCGAGAGAAAGAGCCAGTTGGAGCTGCTGCGAGTGATGAACAGCAAAAAGCCTCAGTTGGACATTACGAGGGCCACCAATAAGCAGATGAGAGAGGAGGACCAGGAGGAGGCGGCTAAGCGGAGGAAAATGAGTCAGAAGGGCAAGAGAAAGGGGGGCCGACAGGGTCCCGGGGGTAAGAGGAAAGGGGGCACTCCCAGccaaggagggaagaggaaagggggTTTGGGAGGCAAGATGAATTCCAGGCCTCCCGGCCTGAGTGGCAAGAGAAAAGGGGGGCAACACcaaggaggaaagaggaggaagtaA